A single genomic interval of Dysidea avara chromosome 8, odDysAvar1.4, whole genome shotgun sequence harbors:
- the LOC136264886 gene encoding zinc finger SWIM domain-containing protein 3-like, protein MNVSVNFSKQELASLQKRKTFKQDCPVNISLRANAAGDALEVKSLCLEHSHDLSQELFNHLPQQRRLPKEVKEKAAKLLEMKANNKLVQQTLCQETGKVILLKDLANINNTRKRQETWNDLNATVNLLTDKYGASVEVFCNKDNEFRGLFFQDLQMREAFDAYPEIVFVDATYKLLQLGVPIYLFLCEDSNGLSEIVGVAMLVTEDADGMQWMVDAFKKHNSRWEKIRVVMADKDIGERDVLKKCLPSAKILICLFHTLRSFRREISCDKLGISSGARTVSLELIQKMAYAKSEAEYNSLYVQFQRDAPKQVLEYFDECWHPIKDEWVMGIAACSGTFLNTTNNRLESINGKLKQVISRNSSLEEFISHFFVILTALRTERDHKAAVMFQKTKVQPFSQGSPESEYTKLLTLYASTLVLKQLELAKKVKEIKEDNGRYIVQTSEGERTVSLEKCACGFYSSICLPCRHIFALRIKLGKPLYDPTVCEQRWTTAYYKSTQRIFSTSQETASLPVVKSCNKRRALSQHEKYRKAVVISSELASVASVASHIHFKRRLKLLRDLTDYWKRGEEVGLIEINRGSSDEASKYDDDSEGEVSRSPSNTSENADYETVFDSQPSSVFNATSVSSPPQETVVNAVSCQATVVSTSSSQVTVVNAVSSQPLATVVNAVSSQAGVANTVFGQPQVVVNTVSSHPQAAMVNTAFSQPQAVVNIVSCQPQAVVVNAAFSQPQATVFNERNCTSVLRGTIFHVCIIEQHSGTFVSQSPLGQNFLALVGRFSFLKDIKVPSAIKKRGRPRGSELTVVGLPKKKNRRGVEGPCPFIRLHTSDKEKVILNWFVDKEVIDATKKGILIEEEDVECRTELVPNSVLDENVDVCLVRKYFSTDAWMIVEDIIRQKKKKTVWICSVCQHDLHSDQSVLCDFCLTWFHFRCVGLSKLPKKKHWFCRQCHAH, encoded by the exons atgaacgtttcggttaactttagcaagcaagagttagccagccttcagaaaagaaa GACCTTCAAGCAAGATTGTCCAGTAAACATATCACTGAGGGCAAATGCAGCTGGTGATGCTTTGGAAGTAAAGAGCTTATGCTTGGAACATAGCCATGACTTGTCTCAG GAACTGTTTAACCATCTTCCCCAACAAAGACGTTTACCAAAAGAAGTCAAGGAGAAAGCAGCTAAGTTGCTGGAAATGAAAGCAAACAATAAGCTAGTGCAGCAGACACTTTGTCAGGAAACTGGAAAGGTAATACTACTAAAAGATCTTGCCAACATTAACAATACCAGAAAAAGGCAAGAGACCTGGAATGATTTGAATGCAACTGTCAACTTACTTACTGATAAATATG GTGCCAGTGTGGAAGTATTTTGCAACAAAGATAATGAATTTAGAGGGCTGTTCTTTCAAGATCTGCAAATGAGGGAGGCATTTGATGCTTATCCAGAAATTGTGTTTGTTGATGCTACTTACAAGTTGTTGCAACTTGGTGTACCAATATACCTTTTCCTGTGTGAAGATTCAAATGGTCTGAGTGAAATTGTTGGCGTTGCCATGTTGGTAACTGAGGATGCTGATGGAATGCAGTGGATGGTAGATGCATTTAAGAAGCACAACAGTAGGTGGGAGAAAATCAGAGTTGTGATGGCTGATAAAGACATAGGGGAGCGAGATGTGCTGAAAAAATGTCTACCAAGTGCCAAAATTCTCATTTGTCTGTTTCACACTTTACGTAGTTTCCGTCGAGAAATATCTTGTGATAAGCTTGGAATTTCATCTGGAGCAAGGACTGTGTCTCTAGAATTGATCCAAAAAATGGCTTATGCTAAGTCAGAAGCTGAGTACAATAGCTTGTATGTTCAGTTTCAACGGGATGCTCCTAAACAGGTCCTAGAATACTTTGATGAATGCTGGCATCCAATAAAGGATGAATGGGTAATGGGAATAGCTGCTTGCAGTGGGACCTTTTTAAACACAACTAACAACAGGCTTGAAAGCATTAACGGTAAACTTAAGCAAGTCATCAGCCGTAACAGTTCCCTTGAAGAATTCATTAGTCATTTTTTTGTCATCCTGACTGCATTAAGAACTGAACGTGATCACAAAGCTGCTGTAATGTTTCAGAAGACAAAGGTGCAGCCTTTTTCACAAGGAAGTCCAGAGAGTGAGTATACAAAATTGCTTACATTGTATGCTTCAACATTAGTTCTTAAGCAATTAGAGCTAGCAAAGAAGGTGAAAGAAATCAAAGAAGACAATGGCAGATATATTGTCCAGACATCAGAAGGAGAGAGAACTGTTAGTCTTGAAAAGTGTGCATGTGGCTTCTACTCTTCAATCTGCCTGCCATGTCGTCACATATTTGCTTTACGAATTAAGCTTGGAAAACCACTTTATGATCCAACTGTATGTGAGCAGCGATGGACAACAGCTTACTACAAATCAACCCAGCGAATATTTTCAACTTCCCAAGAAACAGCATCTTTACCAGTTGTGAAGTCATGTAATAAGCGCCGAGCGCTTAGCCAACATGAGAAATATCGTAAAGCTGTAGTTATTTCTTCAGAGTTAGCATCAGTCGCCAGTGTTGCATCACACATACACTTCAAACGTAGACTAAAACTATTAAGAGATCTAACTGATTACTGGAAACGTGGTGAAGAAGTTGGGCTGATTGAGATAAACAGAG GCTCATCTGATGAAGCAAGCAAGTATGATGATGATAGTGAAGGAGAAGTTTCTCGCTCTCCTAGTAACACAAGTGAAAATGCAGATTACGAAACAGTGTTTGATAGTCAGCCATCGAGTGTCTTCAATGCGACTAGTGTGTCTAGTCCACCACAGGAAACAGTGGTCAATGCAGTGTCATGTCAAGCAACAGTGGTCAGTACATCATCCAGTCAGGTGACAGTGGTTAATGCAGTATCCAGTCAACCATTGGCAACAGTGGTCAATGCAGTGTCTAGTCAAGCAGGGGTGGCTAACACAGTGTTCGGTCAACCACAGGTAGTGGTCAATACAGTGTCCAGTCACCCACAGGCAGCGATGGTCAACACAGCATTCAGTCAACCACAAGCAGTGGTCAATATAGTGTCCTGTCAACCACAGGCAGTGGTGGTCAATGCAGCATTCAGTCAACCACAGGCAACAGTGTTTAATGAAAGAAATTGTACTAGTGTTTTGCGGGGTACAATATTTCATGTTTGTATCATAGAGCAGCACAGTGGAACCTTTGTAAGCCAGTCACctttgggccaaaatttcttggccTTAGTTGGCAGGTT TTCTTTTCTTAAAGATATAAAGGTTCCTTCAGCAATAAAGAAACGGGGACGTCCGAGGGGCAGTGAACTAACAGTAGTGGGTCTTCCAAAGAAGAAAAATAGAAGAGGTGTTGAAGGACCTTGCCCATTCATCCGATTACACACATCTGATAAGGAGAAGG TGATCTTAAATTGGTTTGTTGACAAAGAGGTAATTGATGCCACTAAAAAGGGAATACTTATTGAAGAGGAGGATGTTGAATGTAGGACTGAGCTAGTTCCTAACTCTGTGTTGGATGAAAATGTTGATGTGTGTTTGGTCAGAAAATATTTCTCAACAGATGCATGGATGATTGTTGAAGACATCATCAgacaaaagaaaaagaagaCAGTGTGGATATGCAGTGTGTGCCAACACGACCTTCACAGTGACCAATCTGTTTTATGTGATTTTTGTTTGACATGGTTTCATTTTCGATGTGTTGGCTTGTCTAAATTGCCCAAGAAGAAACACTGGTTTTGTAGACAGTGCCATGCACATTGA